One Streptomyces formicae genomic window, CGACGACGCCGTCGCAGCCGGTCTCCTTCATCATCCGCACCGCGTCGGCGGCCGACCAGATGTCTCCGTTGCCCAGGACAGGGATCTCGGGGACGTGCTCCTTGAGGCGGGCGATGGCGTCCCAGTCGGCCGTGCCGCCGTAGTGCTGGGCGGCCGTGCGGCCGTGCAGGGCGATGGCCGTGACGCCCTCCTCGACGGCGATCCGGCCCGCGTCGAGGAAGGTGATGTGCTCGTCGTTGATGCCCTTGCGCATCTTCATCGTGACCGGCAGGTCACCGGCGCCCGCGACCGCCTCGCGCAGGATCGCGCGTAGCAGGGGCCGCTTGTACGGCAGCGCGGAGCCGCCGCCCTTGCGGGTGACCTTGGGGACGGGGCAGCCGAAGTTCAGGTCGATGTGGTCGGCGAGGTCCTCCTCGGCGATCATGCGGACCGCCTTGCCGACCGTCGCGGGGTCGACGCCGTACAGCTGGATGGACCGGGGCTTCTCGGTCTCGTCGAAGTGGATCAGCTGCATGGTCTTCTCGTTGCGCTCGACCAGGGCGCGCGTCGTGATCATCTCGCTGACGAAGAGACCCTTGCCGCCGGAGAACTCCCGGCACAGCGTCCGGAACGGCGCGTTCGTGATGCCCGCCATGGGGGCGAGCACGACGGGCGGCCGCACGGTGTGCGGGCCGATGGACAGCGGCTGGGACGGCATCGATGCTCTCCGGGACGGACGACGGGACCCTCCATTGTCCCTCACTCCCCAGGTGCCCGCCCCACCCTCCCCCGAGAGCTCCGGTGGACCGCCCTACGCTCCCGGTATGGGATCTTGGGGAACCTTGGGGCCGGCGCTGTTTTCTCTCGCGGGGGTGGTGCTCGGCGCGGGCGGGTCACTGTTCGGTCAGTACCTCGTCTCACGGGTGAGCGCCCGGCAGCTCGACGTACAGGAATCCGCCGCTCACCGTGCGGAGCTCAAGGGCGCGGTGCTGAAGTTCGTGGCCCTCGCCTCGAAGGTGGAGAAGAGGGCGTCCACGCACCCGGAAGGTCGCGGGACCGAGGCCGATGCCGCGCTCGGCCGGCTCGTCGACGACCTCTGGCTCGCCCAGGCGGAGATCGACCTGGCGGCCAGGAGCGAACCCCTTCGAGGCGCGGCCTACCGGTATGCGTCCCGCCTCGCCGAGGTAGCCGGAGGCGAGACGGCCGACACGTCCGTGCTGCGCGGCCCGCAGGTCCAGTTCATGGACGCCGCGTACGGCGACATGTGGCCCGGCCGCAGGCGCGGAGGGGATGCCCGCCCGTCCGGCTGAGACGGACCCTGCCTCACCCCCGACGGGCGGCCGGGCCGAGACCCGCCGAGAGGGCTACCGTCAGATACATGCCCGATGAACTCACCCATCGCAGACGCCTGCTCGTCCTCGCGATCTGCTGCATGAGCCTGCTGATCGTCAGCCTCGACAACACCATCCTCAACGTCGCGCTCCCCACCATGCGGCGGGAGTTCGACGCGAGCGTCTCGGGCATGCAGTGGACCATCGACGCGTACACGCTCGTCCTCGCCTCGCTCCTCATGCTGGCGGGGTCGACGGCCGACCGAATAGGCCGCCGCAAGGTCTTCCAGGCGGGCCTCGTCACCTTCACCGTCGGCTCGGTGCTCTGCTCGCTCGCGCCCGACCTGGAATCCCTGGTCGCCTTCCGCATGATCCAGGCGGTCGGCGGCTCGATGCTCAACCCGGTCGCGATGTCGATCATCACCAACACCTTCACCGAACCGCGCGAGCGGGCCCGCGCCATCGGCGTCTGGGGCGGCGTCGTCGGCATCTCCATGGCGGCGGGACCGCTGGTGGGCGGGCTGCTCGTGGACTCGGTCGGCTGGCGCTCGATCTTCTGGGTCAATCTGCCGGTGGGCCTCGCCGCGCTCTTCCTGACCATGCGGTACGTCCCCGAGTCCCGCGCCCCGAAGCCGCGCCGCCCCGACCCCGTGGGGCAGCTGCTCGTGATCGTGCTGCTCGGCGCGCTGACGTACGCGATCATCGAGGCGCCGAGCGCGGGCTGGACGTCACCGCTGATCCTGGCCTTCGCGGGCGCCGCGCTGCTCGGCCTCGCCGGGCTCGTCCTGTACGAGCCGCGCCGCGCGGAACCCCTCATCGACCTGCGCTTCTTCCGCTCGGCACCGTTCAGCGGAGCGACAGTGATCGCGGTCTGCGCGTTCGCGGCGCTCGGCGGTTTCCTGTTCCTCTCGACGCTCTACCTCCAGGACGTACGCGGCCTCGACGCGCTGCACGCGGGCCTGTGGATGCTGCCGATGGCGGCGATGACGCTGGTCTGCGCACCGCTGTCGGGCCGTCTGGTCGGCAGCCGGGGCCCGCGCCTCTCGCTGCTGATCGCCGGGGTGGCGATGACCGTCTCCGGGATCCTCTTCGCCGCCTTCGAGGCGGCCGACGAGCCGGGGACCCGCTTCCTCGCGTACGTCCTGTTCGGACTCGGCTTCGGTTTCGTGAACGCCCCCATCACGAACACGGCGGTGGCGGGGATGCCGCGCGCCCAGGCGGGCGTCGCGGCCGCGGTCGCCTCCACCAGCCGCCAGATCGGCCAGACCCTCGGCGTCGCGGTGATCGGCGCGGTCCTGGCGTCGGGCGTCGCCTCCTCCTCGTACGCGAAGGAATTCACTGCGGCGAGCCGACCCGCCTGGTGGATCATCACGGGCTGCGGCGTCGCGGTCCTGCTGCTGGGAGCGGTGACGAGCGGGCGGTGGGCGCGGGGGACGGCGGAGCGTACGGCGAAGCGGCTGGAGGAGCCGGAGGTCGCGGCGACGGCGCGGGAGGCCACCACCCCGAGCGACAGATGACAGATGACGGATGACGGATGACGGATGACGGATGACGAGTAACGAATGGCGGGTGACACATGACAGATGACAGATATTGAAATCTGTCATCTGTCATGTCATGGTGGACACATGCGTACTCTCACCCTCGGAAACAACGGCCCCCGTACCTCCGCCCTCGGCCTGGGCTGCATGGGCATGTCCGCGCTGTACGGCGAAGCCGACCGCGCGGAGTCCATCGCGACCATCCACGCCGCCCTCGAAGCGGGCGTCACGCTCCTGGACACCGGCGACTTCTACGCCATGGGCCACAACGAGATGCTGATCGGCGAGGCCCTGCGCACCGCCCCCGCGGCCCGTCGCGAACAGGCGCTGACCAGCGTGAAGTTCGGCGCCCTTCGCGACCCGGACGGCGGCTGGTCCGGCTACGACGGCCGCCCGGCCGCGGTGAAGAACTTCGCCGCGTACTCCCTCCAGCGCCTCGGCGTCGACCACATCGACGTCTACCGCATCGCCCGCATCGACCCGGACGTCCCGGTCGAGGAGACGGTGGGCGCCATCGCCGAGCTCGTCGAGAAGGGCCACGTCCGGCACATCGGCCTCTCCGAGGTCGCCGCCGACACGATCCGCAGGGCGGCGGCCACCGCTCCCGTCTCCGACCTCCAGATCGAGTACTCGCTGATCTCGCGCGGCATCGAGGCGGAGATCCTGCCGACGGTCGCCGAGCTCGGCATCGGCGTCACGGCGTACGGGGTGCTCTCGCGCGGCCTGATCTCCGGCCACTTCACCCGCGACCGCAAGCTCGCCGCGAACGACTTCCGCTCGATGAGCCCCCGCTTCCAGGGCGAGAACCTCGACCGCAACCTCGACCTGGTCGACGCCCTGCGCAAGATCGCCGAGCAGAAGGGCGTCAGCGTCGCGCAGACCGCGATCGCCTGGGTGCTCGCGCAGGGTCCCCGGCACGGGGCGTCGATCGTGCCGCTGGTCGGCGCCCGCCGCCGCGACCGGCTCGACGAGGCGCTCGGCGCGCTCGACGTGACGCTGGACGACGCGGACCTCGCCGCGATCGAGGCGGCCGTCCCCGCGGACGCCGCGGCCGGTGCCCGCTACCCGGAGTCCCAGATGGCACACCTCGACAGCGAGCGCTGACCGTCCCCCGGGTACGGTCTAGCCATGGCAACCGCGGCCCCCCTGACCCCCGAGCGCATCCTCGAAGCGACCGAGGAGGTCCTGCGCAGGCACGGCGCGGCCAAGGCCACGGTGGTCGACGTGGCCCGCGCCCTGGGGGTGAGCCATGGCACGGTGTACCGCCACTTCCGTACGAAGGCGGAGCTGCGCGGCGCGGTGACGCGGCGCTGGCTGGACCGTACCTCCGTGATCCTCTCCGCGATCGTCGAGGGCACCGAGCCTCCCGAGGAGAAGCTCCGCCACTGGCTGGCGGCCCTCTTCGAGGCGAAGCAGCACAAGGCCGGCGACGACCCCGAACTCTTCGCCACCTACACGGTGCTGACCGAGGAGAACGGCGGCGTGGTGGACGCCCACATCGACGACCTCACAGGCCAGCTCACGACGATCGTCCAAGAGGGCGTCGTCCGGGGCGACTTCACCTCCCCCGACCCGGCCCGCTCGGCCCGCGCGGTCTTCGACGCGACAGGCCGCTTCCACGACCCGTCGTACGCCCCGCACTGGTCGCGCCCCGGCATCGAGGCGGCCTTCACGGCGGTAGTGGATCTGACGGTGCGGGGACTGCGGGCCTGAAGGCACCGCGAAGGCCGCACTGCTCCCAACGCTCACACCGACGCTCGCCGACCTCGTCGAGCGGGCGCGGCAGGAAGGGGTTCCTGTCGTGTGGGTCCAGCACGACGACGAGGGGCTCGTGAAGGGGAGCGACGGCTGGCGGATCGTCCCCGAGCTCACCCCCGAGGACGCCGAGCCGCTCGTCGGGAAGAGCTACGGCGACTCCTTCGAGGACACCACGCTGGAGGCCGTGCTCTCGGGGCTCGGGGTGGGGCGGCTCGTGGTCGTCGGCGCGGAGACCGACGCGTGCGTCCGCTCGACGCTCCACGGCGCGTTCGTCAGGGGGTACGACGCGGCGCTGGTCGGCGACGCCCACACCACAGTCGACAAGACGGCGTGGGGTGCGCCGCCACCGGACCAGGTCATCGCGCACACGAACCTGTACTGGAGCCGCCAGAGCGCGCCTGGCCGGACGGCCGGGACGGTCACGACCAAGGACGTCGTCTTCGACCCAGCCGGTCCGTGACGTCAGGCGTCAGGCGTCAGCGCCAGTTGTTGTTGCTGGTGTGGTCCCCCGCGAGCCAGCGGCCGAGGTCGGCGTGGGCCGTGGCGCGTCGTTCCGCGTCGATCTTCTCCACGTCGGGGTGGTCGACAGCGAACTCCAGGATCAGGCCGTTGGGGTCCGTGATGTACAGCGAGACGCAGAAGCCGTGGTCGAGCACGTGGGGGTTGGCCTGCGGATAGTCCGCGGCGGTGACGCGCTCACGGATCGCGTCCTGGGTCTCCGCCTCGACCTTGAAGGCGATGTGGCGCAGGGGGGTGGTGTTGATGCCGGTCTTGAACTCCTCCTGGTCCTTGGGGTCGGCGAACTGGAAGAAGGCGAGCGCGCTGCCGTCGGCCAGGCCGTAGAGGGTGTGGCAGTAGGCGCGCTCGGCCCCGGACAGCACCTCGCGCTCGGTCCACGTGGCCACCAGGGGCAGGCCGATCACGTCCTCGTAGAAGTGCCGGTTGGCTTCCTGGTCGTCGGTGATCCACGCGTGATGGTGGAGGCGGAGGGGCTGGGTCCGGGAGGCGTTGAGCTCGGTCCGGGGCTCGGTCATGGTCTGCGTCATGTCGGGTCATCTCCCTTGGTCAGATGGGGTGTTGGGCCGGGCCCCCGAGGGGGCGATCGACCCACTGACCAGCATGCGCCTCACTTAGGTTGAATGTTAAATCAATTCGGGTCATTGTCCGCACGCCGGGACGGCGCCTCCGGGGCGCCGGAGCGACACCCCTCCACCCCGCCTCCGCACGTCGGCAGCCGGATGGCCGAGGCCGACCCGGCGCACGGGCAGTGGCGAAAAGTAGTTGAACGTTAATTAACTTACGGAGCGCTCCGGGGCGTCACACCACTCGCATCAACAGATGACCCCTGCGGAACCTCTCCCCCTCACGGGGCTCCCGCAGCATGCGGCCGATTTCCGTGAAGCCGGACCGCGTCGCCAGCTCCGCGAGGCCGTCCACCGGCCAGCGGTACGCCGTGGTCACCTTGTGGTCGAACGGGGT contains:
- a CDS encoding VOC family protein, whose product is MTQTMTEPRTELNASRTQPLRLHHHAWITDDQEANRHFYEDVIGLPLVATWTEREVLSGAERAYCHTLYGLADGSALAFFQFADPKDQEEFKTGINTTPLRHIAFKVEAETQDAIRERVTAADYPQANPHVLDHGFCVSLYITDPNGLILEFAVDHPDVEKIDAERRATAHADLGRWLAGDHTSNNNWR
- a CDS encoding isochorismatase family protein, with product MLPTLTPTLADLVERARQEGVPVVWVQHDDEGLVKGSDGWRIVPELTPEDAEPLVGKSYGDSFEDTTLEAVLSGLGVGRLVVVGAETDACVRSTLHGAFVRGYDAALVGDAHTTVDKTAWGAPPPDQVIAHTNLYWSRQSAPGRTAGTVTTKDVVFDPAGP
- a CDS encoding MFS transporter, coding for MPDELTHRRRLLVLAICCMSLLIVSLDNTILNVALPTMRREFDASVSGMQWTIDAYTLVLASLLMLAGSTADRIGRRKVFQAGLVTFTVGSVLCSLAPDLESLVAFRMIQAVGGSMLNPVAMSIITNTFTEPRERARAIGVWGGVVGISMAAGPLVGGLLVDSVGWRSIFWVNLPVGLAALFLTMRYVPESRAPKPRRPDPVGQLLVIVLLGALTYAIIEAPSAGWTSPLILAFAGAALLGLAGLVLYEPRRAEPLIDLRFFRSAPFSGATVIAVCAFAALGGFLFLSTLYLQDVRGLDALHAGLWMLPMAAMTLVCAPLSGRLVGSRGPRLSLLIAGVAMTVSGILFAAFEAADEPGTRFLAYVLFGLGFGFVNAPITNTAVAGMPRAQAGVAAAVASTSRQIGQTLGVAVIGAVLASGVASSSYAKEFTAASRPAWWIITGCGVAVLLLGAVTSGRWARGTAERTAKRLEEPEVAATAREATTPSDR
- the dusB gene encoding tRNA dihydrouridine synthase DusB, which gives rise to MPSQPLSIGPHTVRPPVVLAPMAGITNAPFRTLCREFSGGKGLFVSEMITTRALVERNEKTMQLIHFDETEKPRSIQLYGVDPATVGKAVRMIAEEDLADHIDLNFGCPVPKVTRKGGGSALPYKRPLLRAILREAVAGAGDLPVTMKMRKGINDEHITFLDAGRIAVEEGVTAIALHGRTAAQHYGGTADWDAIARLKEHVPEIPVLGNGDIWSAADAVRMMKETGCDGVVVGRGCLGRPWLFGDLVAAFEGTGAPKAPDLREVSKVMLRHATLLGEWIGDEARGVIDFRKHVAWYLKGFAVGSEMRKRLAITSSLAELEDGLGELDLDQAWPTGADGPRGRTSGNNRVVLPDGWLKDPYDCAGISEDAELDTSGG
- a CDS encoding TetR family transcriptional regulator, with the protein product MATAAPLTPERILEATEEVLRRHGAAKATVVDVARALGVSHGTVYRHFRTKAELRGAVTRRWLDRTSVILSAIVEGTEPPEEKLRHWLAALFEAKQHKAGDDPELFATYTVLTEENGGVVDAHIDDLTGQLTTIVQEGVVRGDFTSPDPARSARAVFDATGRFHDPSYAPHWSRPGIEAAFTAVVDLTVRGLRA
- a CDS encoding aldo/keto reductase: MRTLTLGNNGPRTSALGLGCMGMSALYGEADRAESIATIHAALEAGVTLLDTGDFYAMGHNEMLIGEALRTAPAARREQALTSVKFGALRDPDGGWSGYDGRPAAVKNFAAYSLQRLGVDHIDVYRIARIDPDVPVEETVGAIAELVEKGHVRHIGLSEVAADTIRRAAATAPVSDLQIEYSLISRGIEAEILPTVAELGIGVTAYGVLSRGLISGHFTRDRKLAANDFRSMSPRFQGENLDRNLDLVDALRKIAEQKGVSVAQTAIAWVLAQGPRHGASIVPLVGARRRDRLDEALGALDVTLDDADLAAIEAAVPADAAAGARYPESQMAHLDSER